The following proteins come from a genomic window of Chaetodon auriga isolate fChaAug3 chromosome 16, fChaAug3.hap1, whole genome shotgun sequence:
- the LOC143334671 gene encoding somatostatin receptor type 5, translated as MGVASLPGLEMMDEMWENGSYASPSPGLPLFLLMFNDSDLNETLFNSTNTTVPDVSSGPSVAGVLIPLIYIIVCIIGLGGNTLVIHIVLHYSKIESVTNIYILNLAIADELFMLGLPFLAVQNTLQSWPFGSFMCRLVMTVDSINQFTSIFCLTVMSIDRYLAVVHPIRSSKWRRPQVAKMVNGTVWALSFLVVLPVVIFANIQKAGGTCNIAWPQPANIWRAAFIIYTSTVGFFCPLLIICLCYLLIVFKIRSSGKKVHATSSKRRKSERKVTRMVVIVVAVFVFCWLPFYALNIINLLVSLPPEYQGLYYFVVVLGYANSCANPIVYGFLSDNFKRGFRKALCRSTRKVENHEPMERQQQQEEGRTALMPRESLRRAIRDEDDDDEEDVSEMTEIYRIAQNGNSSFQPQCSQQLFSERGATPGATEPSSPDRKDRAGDTKGKDPVNGSTLTVPLLLNGTKNGSIKTLPEENVEQSTSLEISYL; from the coding sequence ATGGGTGTCGCCTCGCTTCCCGGGCTGGAGATGATGGATGAAATGTGGGAGAATGGCAGCTATGCCAGCCCCTCGCCAGGACTCCCCCTGTTTCTGCTCATGTTCAACGACAGCGATCTGAACGAGACACTGTTCAACTCCACCAACACCACCGTCCCAGATGTGTCCTCTGGCCCCAGCGTGGCAGGGGTCCTCATCCCACTCATATACATAATCGTTTGTATCATCGGCCTGGGTGGAAACACTTTAGTGATCCACATTGTGCTGCACTACTCGAAGATAGAGTCAGTGACCAACATCTACATCCTCAACCTCGCCATCGCTGATGAGCTCTTCATGCTTGGCCTGCCTTTCCTGGCGGTTCAGAACACCCTCCAGTCGTGGCCGTTTGGCTCCTTCATGTGTCGCCTGGTCATGACTGTTGACTCCATCAATCAGTTCACCAGCATCTTCTGCCTGACCGTGATGAGCATCGACCGCTACCTCGCTGTAGTCCACCCCATTCGATCTTCAAAGTGGCGGCGTCCTCAGGTGGCTAAAATGGTGAATGGCACCGTCTGGGCTCTGTCGTTTCTCGTTGTTCTGCCTGTGGTCATCTTTGCCAACATCCAGAAGGCAGGAGGCACCTGTAACATTGCCTGGCCTCAGCCGGCTAACATCTGGCGGGCGgctttcattatttacacctcCACAGTTGGATTCTTCTGCCCTCTTCTAATCATCTGCCTCTGCTACCTGCTCATTGTCTTCAAGATCCGCAGCTCGGGTAAAAAAGTCCACGCCACCTCAAGCAAGCGAAGGAAGTCGGAGAGGAAAGTGACACGCATGGTTGTGATCGTTGTTGCCGTGTTTGTCTTCTGCTGGCTGCCTTTCTACGCTCTCAATATCATCAACCTGTTGGTGTCCCTGCCCCCAGAGTACCAGGGTCTTTACTATTTTGTCGTAGTGCTCGGCTATGCTAACAGCTGCGCCAACCCTATCGTCTATGGCTTCTTGTCGGACAACTTCAAGAGGGGTTTCCGGAAAGCGCTCTGCCGCTCCACGCGGAAGGTGGAGAACCACGAGCCCATGGAGcgccaacagcagcaggaggaggggaggacgGCGCTCATGCCCAGGGAGAGCCTGAGGCGGGCAATCAGGGACGAAGACGACGATGATGAGGAAGACGTCTCGGAAATGACTGAGATCTACAGAATCGCTCAAAATGGCAACAGCAGCTTCCAGCCACAGtgctcacagcagctgttctcaGAAAGAGGAGCGACCCCAGGAGCTACAGAGCCGTCGTCCCcagacaggaaggacagagCTGGGGACACGAAAGGGAAAGATCCAGTCAACGGGTCCACACTGACTGTACCATTGCTTCTCAATGGAACCAAAAACGGGAGCATTAAGACTCTGCCAGAGGAAAACGTGGAACAGAGCACCTCACTGGAGATAAGTTACCTATAG